From a region of the Microcoleus sp. AS-A8 genome:
- a CDS encoding DUF1822 family protein, giving the protein MTNFSNRTAQMWLDFDVLPTEAINLSPAVFDQALNLSAQISHEERQWQTYLNALALGGFEEWLGARATDLTLNKEKCTVLQPFMANAIDAVSHLQVGQFKLCLIAMGSLTDEEVTLPRAVVDLPEYVAHFYVLVEVQEEQETALVQGFLSYEQLVNQRDQRYLEAQEDWTYQLPLNCFDHNSDRLLLNLRCLEPTAIPLPERVSQRSMQLARQRSELEALLPNLQSSDRQLWQVLTWEQGTLVLTNPELLNWVYQLQQPAGQPESLTALKKHLADTLQMVTQPAVNAGRWLLGELDELAQELSWVLLPSLAPMRAMRSPVEEFQAIVTQLRQTEVEIPLEARGAYRDLRLAGMPLRLYAVTWPLLSGSIPEWTLLLVLGATPGTQLPTGVQLRVSDQTGILVERMLDAQPRNSYFFTRVVGTWDEKFIVTVSLPSGIEQTLPPFSFNPQD; this is encoded by the coding sequence ATGACTAATTTCTCAAATCGTACTGCTCAAATGTGGCTTGATTTTGATGTTTTGCCCACCGAAGCTATCAACTTATCACCCGCTGTTTTTGACCAAGCCTTAAACTTGAGTGCTCAAATTTCCCATGAAGAACGGCAGTGGCAAACTTACCTCAACGCGCTGGCACTCGGCGGTTTTGAGGAATGGCTAGGAGCGCGAGCCACAGATTTAACGCTCAATAAAGAAAAATGTACCGTTTTGCAGCCATTTATGGCGAATGCGATTGATGCCGTGAGTCATTTGCAAGTAGGTCAATTTAAACTTTGCCTGATTGCCATGGGTAGCCTCACGGATGAAGAAGTCACTCTCCCTAGAGCTGTTGTAGATTTACCGGAATATGTGGCGCATTTTTATGTTTTGGTAGAAGTGCAAGAAGAACAAGAAACTGCCCTCGTTCAAGGTTTCTTATCTTACGAACAGTTGGTGAATCAACGCGATCAACGTTATTTAGAGGCCCAAGAAGATTGGACTTATCAGTTACCTTTAAACTGCTTTGACCACAATTCCGACCGCTTGTTGCTGAATTTGCGCTGTCTAGAACCGACCGCCATCCCCTTACCTGAACGCGTGAGCCAGCGATCGATGCAGCTAGCGCGTCAGCGTTCGGAACTGGAAGCCTTGTTGCCTAATTTACAATCATCGGATCGCCAGTTGTGGCAAGTTTTGACATGGGAGCAGGGAACATTGGTTCTTACGAATCCGGAGCTACTGAACTGGGTGTATCAATTACAACAGCCAGCCGGACAGCCAGAGTCGCTCACCGCGCTCAAAAAACACCTCGCCGACACGCTGCAAATGGTCACCCAACCCGCCGTGAATGCTGGGCGCTGGTTGTTGGGTGAACTCGATGAGTTGGCGCAAGAATTGTCGTGGGTGCTGCTACCCAGCTTGGCTCCAATGAGGGCGATGCGATCGCCGGTGGAGGAATTTCAAGCCATTGTCACCCAACTGCGGCAGACGGAAGTCGAGATTCCTCTCGAAGCGCGGGGAGCTTATCGGGATTTGCGGTTAGCGGGAATGCCTTTACGCCTCTATGCCGTCACATGGCCTTTGCTCTCTGGCTCGATTCCTGAATGGACGTTATTACTGGTGTTAGGGGCTACTCCAGGCACTCAGCTACCCACGGGTGTGCAATTACGAGTCAGCGACCAAACGGGCATTTTAGTAGAACGGATGTTGGATGCACAACCGCGTAATTCCTATTTCTTTACCCGTGTTGTGGGGACTTGGGATGAGAAATTTATCGTCACCGTCAGCTTACCCTCAGGGATCGAACAGACCTTACCTCCCTTTAGTTTTAATCCCCAAGATTAA
- a CDS encoding tetratricopeptide repeat protein: MQSCLDYQAEAKFGRHYEQGEESYHVSWESDRAQRGHKDHSKRTSYEDTAQGHAVSHNGSHYRASSLASTLGTTSTIGHPTPPQTIAPKQQQKANACVTSELLNQGSSSLESLVLPQPAELQDDSSQLQASLKTLQQALTIAQAKNNRANQVNILKRIGIIHCKLGEHAWGINCLKQSLQLAQSLENQVSVGVILNYLGAAYRQTGQEYKALRVYLRAVEIFKQIGNKAGIALLLNHLGALYNSLGQLEQALTCSRQALEEFQGLGHSLDGEGTALHNIGEIYLQMRRYRQALAFFEQALTIYQKLSNRKGEAKVLESIATAYVRLNQDQRAMELYQQVWEMRQDVGESPSVKARTIDYIGAVHYKMGDRARAVWYHLQALGILQAYNYTARVDRFLDETVAIAKLLQHLVSVYDRLGLQAQGVKCYQEAREIIKTFGEHACEEAICNFFDQEH; encoded by the coding sequence ATGCAATCTTGTCTTGATTATCAAGCTGAAGCGAAATTCGGACGACACTATGAACAGGGTGAAGAATCGTACCACGTTTCATGGGAGAGCGATCGCGCTCAACGAGGTCACAAGGATCACTCAAAGCGAACCTCCTATGAGGACACGGCCCAAGGCCATGCCGTTAGCCATAACGGTAGCCACTACAGGGCATCGAGTTTAGCATCAACGTTAGGCACAACATCAACCATTGGGCATCCCACACCGCCGCAGACGATAGCCCCAAAACAGCAGCAAAAAGCAAACGCCTGCGTTACGAGCGAATTACTGAATCAGGGAAGCTCAAGCCTAGAAAGTCTAGTACTTCCCCAACCAGCTGAGCTACAGGATGATTCCAGTCAACTGCAAGCCAGCCTCAAGACGTTGCAACAAGCTTTAACAATTGCCCAAGCCAAAAATAACCGGGCGAACCAAGTTAACATCCTCAAACGCATCGGGATTATTCACTGCAAACTCGGAGAACACGCTTGGGGCATTAATTGCCTAAAGCAATCTTTGCAATTGGCTCAATCCCTAGAGAATCAGGTAAGCGTTGGTGTGATTCTCAATTACTTGGGAGCCGCTTATCGCCAAACGGGTCAAGAGTACAAGGCGCTGAGGGTTTATTTACGAGCTGTAGAGATTTTTAAGCAAATTGGAAACAAGGCGGGTATCGCCCTTTTACTCAATCACCTCGGAGCGCTTTACAACAGTTTAGGTCAGTTGGAGCAGGCACTGACCTGTTCTCGTCAAGCCCTAGAAGAGTTTCAGGGTTTAGGACATTCCCTCGATGGAGAAGGGACTGCGCTGCACAATATTGGGGAAATTTATTTGCAGATGAGGCGGTATCGTCAGGCATTGGCCTTCTTTGAGCAAGCGTTGACGATTTACCAAAAACTCAGTAACCGCAAGGGTGAGGCCAAGGTTCTAGAAAGTATTGCGACAGCTTACGTCCGGCTCAACCAAGATCAACGGGCGATGGAACTATATCAGCAAGTCTGGGAAATGCGGCAGGATGTGGGTGAATCACCGAGCGTTAAAGCCAGAACCATTGATTACATAGGAGCTGTTCACTACAAAATGGGCGATCGTGCTCGGGCTGTGTGGTATCACCTACAAGCGTTAGGGATTTTGCAAGCTTACAATTACACGGCTAGGGTTGATCGATTTCTCGATGAGACAGTAGCGATCGCCAAGTTACTACAGCATTTAGTCAGCGTCTATGACCGTTTGGGTTTACAGGCTCAAGGCGTGAAGTGCTACCAGGAGGCTAGAGAGATTATTAAAACTTTCGGTGAACATGCCTGTGAAGAAGCCATCTGCAATTTTTTTGATCAAGAGCATTAA
- a CDS encoding ATP-binding protein, with protein MFIHSLANRVFKVSEKVPLRILLVVPFVLQICAVVGVTGWISLRSGQKAVQEVTTQLHREITQRLEQHLNSYLKVPQIANHLNADAINLGLLNINDLPTLERYFWNQLQTFDSLGYLALGKENGDYVEVLRQNDGQFLVRVKDAATGTSRHTYTLSEEGKRGKFLHSEPDYDPRRRAFYQTAVKVGGPTWTDVYLWIENRELSTDAVRPIFERTGTLQGVLDAGSSLSQIGAFLQRLKIAQTGQTFIIERTGELIATSTPEKPFVIEDGTTKRLQASKSRNSLTRRTTRYLTQRFGDLSEINSSQQLTFKIENRRQFLRVTPLREGNNELTDAALLPDWLMVVVVPETDFQERIDQNTRSTIMLCLGALVLATLLGCLTYQWITQPILRLAAAATALTRGEWNQTVPIERCDELGVLARAFYHMAQQLQGSFVTLSQRQATLAEAQRIAHVGSGELDLTTNRITGSEELLRIFGLEPGEMPRDYSEYMQQIHPEDVDAATQAIAHVIQQGEPCEFDCRLQRPDGSIRYISTKWQPTFDRQGQLIRYFATVMDITDRKLAAQALQQAKLDLEIRVQERTAELSQALEQLQQSEMQLKAQALQLQHALADLQQTQAQLIHTEKMSSLGQLVAGIAHEINNPVSFIYGNLSHAKDYSTDLFRVLQLYQEHYPLPPPSIQQEIEAIELDFLMDDFPQLLSSMQVGAERIREIVRLLRNFARYDEAQMKEVNIHEGIDSTLMILQSRLCEITGYPAIKVIKEYGDLPLVECYAGQLNQVFMNILTNAIDAIAARCKTQVSPENRVKHPEADEGFVPCIQICTGMIELRSQEDGHPASSLIPRLFIRISDNGCGMGESVRSRIFDPFFTTKPIGTGTGLGLTTSYQIVVEHHKGRLEVTSLEGQGSEFAIELPLRPHQGQRGEKA; from the coding sequence ATGTTCATCCACTCTTTAGCCAATCGGGTTTTTAAGGTCTCGGAAAAAGTACCACTCCGCATTCTGCTGGTGGTGCCGTTCGTCCTCCAGATCTGTGCCGTTGTAGGAGTTACAGGGTGGATCTCCCTACGCAGTGGACAGAAAGCAGTTCAGGAGGTCACAACCCAGTTACATCGAGAAATCACCCAGCGTCTTGAGCAGCACCTCAATTCTTACCTGAAAGTCCCTCAAATCGCCAACCACCTGAATGCCGATGCTATCAATCTCGGTTTATTAAATATCAACGATCTTCCAACTTTAGAGCGCTACTTCTGGAATCAACTCCAAACCTTTGATTCCCTAGGTTACTTAGCCTTAGGCAAAGAAAATGGGGATTATGTTGAGGTTTTGCGTCAGAACGACGGTCAATTTTTAGTCAGGGTTAAGGATGCGGCGACGGGTACATCCCGTCATACCTATACCCTTTCCGAGGAGGGAAAACGAGGGAAGTTTTTGCATAGCGAACCGGATTATGACCCTCGGCGGCGAGCCTTTTATCAAACCGCTGTGAAAGTAGGGGGGCCGACTTGGACGGATGTCTATCTATGGATTGAGAATCGAGAACTCAGCACCGATGCCGTCCGTCCCATCTTTGAACGCACCGGAACCCTACAAGGCGTTTTGGATGCGGGTTCCAGCCTTTCCCAGATCGGTGCATTCTTGCAGCGCTTAAAAATTGCACAGACGGGACAGACCTTTATTATCGAACGCACTGGAGAGTTAATTGCCACCTCGACACCAGAGAAACCCTTTGTAATTGAAGACGGTACGACGAAACGCCTCCAGGCATCCAAAAGCCGCAATTCCCTAACTCGACGCACCACGCGGTATTTGACCCAACGCTTCGGCGACCTCTCTGAGATTAACAGCAGTCAGCAGCTTACCTTTAAGATTGAAAATCGACGACAATTCCTGCGAGTCACCCCACTCCGAGAAGGAAACAATGAATTAACCGATGCGGCGCTGCTACCTGACTGGCTGATGGTGGTGGTTGTGCCTGAGACGGATTTTCAGGAACGCATTGATCAGAACACTCGCTCTACCATCATGCTCTGCTTGGGTGCCTTGGTGTTGGCCACCTTGTTGGGGTGTTTGACGTACCAGTGGATTACTCAACCCATTCTACGTCTGGCGGCGGCGGCTACTGCTCTGACAAGAGGGGAATGGAACCAGACTGTACCCATTGAGCGCTGTGATGAACTCGGTGTTCTGGCTAGAGCCTTTTATCATATGGCTCAGCAGTTACAAGGTTCCTTTGTCACCCTCTCTCAACGCCAAGCCACTCTGGCTGAAGCCCAAAGAATTGCTCATGTGGGGAGTGGGGAACTGGATTTAACCACGAATCGGATTACGGGCTCGGAAGAACTCTTGCGGATCTTTGGCTTGGAGCCAGGGGAGATGCCACGCGATTACAGCGAATATATGCAACAGATCCATCCAGAGGATGTGGACGCTGCCACTCAAGCGATCGCTCACGTCATCCAACAAGGGGAACCTTGTGAATTTGACTGTCGCCTGCAACGACCCGATGGTTCGATTCGATATATTTCTACAAAATGGCAACCTACTTTTGATCGCCAAGGTCAACTCATTCGGTATTTTGCCACGGTGATGGATATCACCGATCGCAAACTGGCGGCACAAGCGCTGCAACAAGCCAAGTTAGATTTAGAAATTCGGGTGCAAGAGCGAACGGCTGAATTGAGCCAAGCCTTAGAGCAGTTGCAGCAATCGGAAATGCAACTCAAGGCACAAGCACTCCAACTACAACATGCCCTGGCGGATCTGCAACAAACCCAGGCACAACTGATTCATACAGAAAAAATGTCGTCACTGGGGCAATTGGTAGCGGGGATTGCCCATGAAATTAACAATCCGGTGAGTTTCATCTACGGGAATCTATCCCATGCCAAGGATTACAGCACCGACCTTTTCCGAGTTTTGCAGCTTTATCAGGAACATTATCCCTTACCGCCACCGAGCATCCAGCAGGAGATCGAAGCGATTGAGCTGGATTTTTTGATGGACGATTTTCCCCAGTTACTGAGTTCCATGCAAGTGGGTGCCGAGCGCATCCGTGAGATTGTGCGATTACTCAGGAATTTTGCTCGCTATGACGAGGCTCAGATGAAAGAGGTGAATATCCATGAGGGAATAGACAGCACCTTGATGATTCTGCAAAGCCGACTCTGTGAAATTACTGGATACCCGGCGATTAAGGTGATCAAGGAGTATGGGGATTTGCCCCTGGTGGAGTGCTATGCCGGTCAGCTCAATCAGGTGTTTATGAATATTTTGACGAATGCGATCGATGCGATTGCGGCTCGCTGTAAGACTCAGGTGTCCCCAGAAAACAGAGTCAAGCATCCGGAGGCAGATGAGGGGTTTGTACCTTGTATTCAGATTTGCACGGGGATGATAGAACTGAGGAGTCAAGAGGATGGACATCCAGCTTCATCCCTAATCCCGCGCCTGTTTATTCGGATTTCTGACAATGGGTGCGGGATGGGTGAGTCAGTACGCTCTCGGATTTTCGACCCATTCTTTACGACTAAACCGATTGGCACGGGTACGGGGTTAGGTTTAACAACGAGTTACCAGATTGTCGTCGAGCATCACAAGGGTCGATTAGAAGTGACATCGTTAGAGGGACAAGGTAGCGAGTTTGCGATCGAGCTGCCGCTTCGGCCCCATCAAGGGCAGCGGGGAGAAAAAGCTTAA